In the Haloferula helveola genome, one interval contains:
- a CDS encoding helix-turn-helix domain-containing protein yields the protein MALAVAGKQEGRLEVSEDEILTLRDVAERLKTSVKSVRRRIRDGHLRAFKEGGRVLVLKSDLDDYLRRQIEATATR from the coding sequence GTGGCACTCGCAGTGGCAGGCAAGCAAGAGGGGAGACTAGAAGTGAGTGAGGACGAGATTCTAACGCTCCGTGACGTGGCAGAGCGGCTTAAGACCTCGGTGAAGTCGGTTCGGCGCCGGATCCGGGACGGTCACCTGAGGGCATTCAAGGAGGGTGGTAGGGTCCTCGTTTTGAAGTCGGATCTCGACGATTACCTGAGGCGTCAGATTGAGGCGACGGCAACACGATGA
- a CDS encoding DUF1080 domain-containing protein — MRYRLLFTVLSSFLLGPATHAEPAVSLFDGKSLDGWEIRKGEEGWWTVADGVIRGGSMEKKVPHNTFIASKATYSDFELKLKVRLVKGEGFMNSGIQVRSVRLPDNHEMRGYQVDAGIGWWGKLYDESRRKRVIGEPVNPEALAVVVKDWDWNEIRILCEGPRIRTWVNGVAAVDYTEQDPDIPLTGRLGLQAHGGGRFVVEFKDLTIREVTK, encoded by the coding sequence ATGCGATACCGCCTTCTCTTCACCGTCTTGTCGTCGTTCCTCCTCGGTCCGGCCACCCATGCCGAGCCCGCGGTCTCACTCTTCGACGGCAAGTCCCTCGATGGATGGGAGATCCGGAAAGGCGAAGAAGGCTGGTGGACCGTTGCAGATGGCGTGATCCGCGGCGGTTCCATGGAAAAGAAAGTGCCGCACAACACCTTCATCGCCAGCAAGGCCACCTACTCGGACTTTGAGCTGAAGTTGAAGGTCCGGTTGGTGAAGGGCGAGGGCTTCATGAATTCCGGAATCCAGGTCCGCAGCGTCCGTTTGCCGGACAATCACGAGATGAGAGGCTACCAGGTTGATGCCGGAATCGGTTGGTGGGGAAAACTCTACGACGAGTCCCGTAGAAAGCGAGTGATCGGCGAACCGGTGAATCCCGAGGCTTTGGCGGTTGTCGTGAAGGATTGGGATTGGAACGAAATCCGCATTCTTTGCGAGGGTCCGCGGATTCGCACCTGGGTAAATGGCGTCGCCGCGGTCGATTATACCGAGCAGGACCCGGATATCCCCCTCACAGGACGTCTCGGTCTCCAAGCCCACGGCGGCGGAAGGTTCGTCGTCGAGTTCAAGGACCTGACGATCCGGGAAGTCACGAAGTAG
- a CDS encoding YkgJ family cysteine cluster protein translates to MSSGSPANREVLLDPDTYYVCQRCTACCRWPGDVRIEEDEVPRIAEFLGMSEERFLEKYTRLRTNRQGLSLIERSDHSCIMLQDGGCRIHEVKPSQCAGFPNYWNFPGWRKECEAAPIPMTEARRLGFVD, encoded by the coding sequence ATGTCGAGCGGAAGTCCGGCGAACCGGGAGGTGCTGCTCGACCCGGATACCTACTACGTTTGTCAGAGGTGCACCGCGTGTTGCCGCTGGCCCGGTGACGTCCGGATTGAGGAGGACGAGGTCCCTCGCATTGCGGAGTTTCTCGGCATGAGCGAAGAACGATTCCTCGAGAAGTACACCCGGCTCCGCACCAACCGTCAGGGACTCTCCCTGATCGAGCGGTCCGACCACTCCTGCATCATGCTTCAGGACGGCGGCTGCCGGATCCACGAGGTTAAGCCGTCACAATGCGCCGGCTTTCCCAACTACTGGAACTTTCCCGGCTGGCGGAAGGAATGCGAAGCCGCACCGATCCCGATGACCGAGGCGAGGCGTCTCGGCTTCGTCGATTGA
- a CDS encoding peptidoglycan recognition family protein, with protein MKALLIPVLGLVVLASVQCAKIDPVSGYSDDSLPLWGASSGSGGSASVPVSSYNGTAALLRSVNLKQDMVAKGTHGRRVVRPMNPRYITIHSTQNYSADADRHALALKRGALRAPKRRGGNRIGYLIWHYTVDDRHAVQHMPTSEQGEHADFDGPGNRYSIGIEMCEQRGSNINATIDRTARLTAYLMHREGIPLSRVVPHYHWERKGTSKPHKNCPHFLMDNGRPGRKWKAFLSKVNGYYKAAQAQQMAQR; from the coding sequence ATGAAAGCGTTGTTGATTCCGGTCCTCGGCCTGGTGGTGCTGGCGTCGGTCCAGTGCGCGAAGATCGATCCGGTTTCAGGGTACAGCGACGACAGTCTGCCGCTTTGGGGCGCATCCAGCGGGAGCGGAGGTTCTGCTTCGGTTCCCGTCAGCAGCTACAACGGAACGGCGGCATTGCTCCGCTCGGTAAATCTGAAACAGGACATGGTCGCAAAGGGGACCCACGGACGGCGGGTTGTGCGGCCGATGAACCCGCGATATATCACGATTCACTCGACCCAGAACTATTCCGCTGACGCCGATCGCCATGCGTTGGCATTGAAACGCGGTGCCTTGAGGGCCCCGAAGCGGCGGGGGGGCAACCGGATCGGTTACCTGATTTGGCACTACACGGTCGATGACCGTCATGCCGTTCAGCACATGCCGACCAGCGAGCAGGGCGAGCATGCTGACTTTGACGGCCCCGGCAATCGCTACTCGATCGGGATCGAGATGTGCGAGCAACGCGGATCGAACATCAACGCGACGATCGACCGGACCGCTCGGCTAACCGCCTACCTGATGCACCGCGAAGGTATCCCATTGAGTCGCGTCGTCCCGCACTACCACTGGGAGCGCAAGGGTACCAGCAAGCCGCACAAGAACTGCCCGCACTTCTTGATGGACAACGGGCGTCCCGGACGGAAGTGGAAGGCGTTTCTCTCGAAGGTGAATGGCTACTACAAGGCCGCTCAGGCCCAGCAAATGGCCCAGCGGTGA
- the mfd gene encoding transcription-repair coupling factor has translation MPPPAHDHQRWLSRATEQPDFRKRLTRVGIGEGTVVFDHIDPAASGWLLALIRKAAGDGAKRTWIRVPSPKHRERLAIELELWGIRAEVLPDPSLEFDGSEMTDPEGEAARLELLARVARGGGFVVIAAPDFFTQPAPEPGTLRDRRIILRQGETHDPETLARLLSDQGYERGHLVQDRGQFAVRGGIIDVFPWQCGRPLRIEFFDTEIDSVREFEVDSQASVRKLKQAELLLGEVDPNDAVESYRHIDDLVITLGETDDTTDVAILEGPVDPDSEEDFSTACYPRPFGSFEAGDFVLEEALRKRFFDQLAEWKRDGWLTGIVFANRGEEERFEELLPTDAELRPEFLRGELMESFTVPTARLALLSSSEIFGRYQNPGATRRSRAEQQRIATARASLDDISEGDLVVHSEYGIGRFIGIPEGEEEIAIEYRDGGILSVPIDQAHLVGRYVGLGGRTPELSKLGGTAWKNVRKSAEQTILDYAARLLRVQAERESVPGFAHPPDSKWMWEFENSFHFTETPDQRRAIEEAKRDMEAPRPMDRLVCGDVGFGKTEVAIRAAFKAVTGGKQVVILCPTTVLAEQHWRTFRERMSDYPIRVDLLNRFRTAAETRETVRALADGSVDIVIGTHRLLSSDIRFKDLGLAVVDEEQRFGVKHKERFKEMFRQIDVLTLSATPIPRTLYMALMGARDMSTIDTPPPNRVPVHTSVTPYDERIIRDAIRREVRRGGQVFFLHNRVKSIEMMRKKLADLVPEARILVGHGQMEKDELEVVMRGFVHGEADILLATTIIETGIDIPNANTILIDRADRFGLADLYQLRGRVGRAGEQAYAILLLPREMVTAGDARKRIHAIKQYTALGSGFKIAMRDLEIRGAGNLLGTKQSGQIAAVGFGLYCQLLRQSVDRLQGKAPRSRIETGFRSDFVAFSDNEFQRGSGDGPLLPAFLPHGWLAETRLRVGAYREMAECLDEPELNAMSKRWADRFGRLPAEAANLLDISRLRLIAGGKGVENIEIKGQRLMLQRNGDYILLEGGRFPRLDAVKPRAKLDEAIALLRSL, from the coding sequence GTGCCTCCACCGGCGCACGATCACCAACGCTGGTTGTCACGGGCCACCGAGCAACCCGACTTCCGGAAACGTCTGACCCGTGTGGGCATTGGCGAAGGGACAGTCGTGTTCGATCACATCGATCCGGCCGCAAGCGGCTGGCTTCTCGCCCTGATCCGGAAAGCCGCAGGCGATGGCGCCAAGCGCACCTGGATCCGGGTTCCCTCTCCCAAGCATCGGGAACGCCTGGCGATCGAACTCGAGCTCTGGGGGATCCGGGCGGAAGTTTTGCCCGACCCTTCCCTGGAGTTCGACGGATCGGAGATGACCGATCCTGAAGGAGAGGCAGCCCGACTCGAATTGCTCGCCCGCGTGGCGCGCGGCGGCGGTTTCGTCGTAATTGCCGCACCCGACTTCTTCACGCAACCGGCCCCCGAGCCCGGAACCCTGCGGGATCGACGGATCATTCTCCGGCAGGGCGAGACGCACGACCCGGAGACACTCGCCCGGCTGCTTTCCGATCAGGGTTACGAGCGGGGTCACCTCGTTCAGGACCGAGGGCAGTTCGCGGTGCGGGGTGGAATCATCGACGTCTTCCCATGGCAGTGCGGTCGGCCTCTGCGCATCGAATTCTTCGACACCGAGATCGATTCGGTCCGTGAGTTCGAGGTCGATTCCCAAGCATCCGTCCGCAAGCTCAAGCAGGCGGAACTGCTCCTGGGCGAAGTCGATCCAAACGACGCCGTCGAGTCCTACCGTCATATCGACGATCTGGTGATCACACTCGGCGAAACGGACGACACTACCGACGTTGCGATCCTCGAAGGCCCGGTCGATCCGGATTCCGAGGAGGACTTCTCAACCGCCTGTTATCCCCGCCCTTTCGGCTCGTTCGAGGCAGGTGACTTCGTGCTTGAGGAGGCGTTGCGGAAACGGTTCTTCGACCAGCTCGCCGAGTGGAAACGCGACGGCTGGCTGACCGGCATCGTCTTCGCCAACCGCGGCGAGGAAGAACGTTTCGAAGAGCTCTTACCAACCGACGCCGAACTGCGGCCGGAGTTCCTCCGGGGCGAGCTGATGGAGAGCTTCACCGTCCCGACCGCCAGACTCGCGTTGCTCTCGTCGAGTGAGATTTTCGGGCGCTACCAGAACCCGGGAGCCACCCGACGGAGCCGTGCCGAGCAACAACGGATCGCCACCGCCCGGGCTTCGCTGGACGACATTTCGGAGGGCGACCTCGTGGTTCACAGCGAATACGGCATCGGCCGTTTCATCGGGATTCCCGAGGGCGAGGAGGAAATCGCCATCGAGTACCGCGACGGCGGGATCCTCTCCGTTCCGATCGACCAGGCCCATCTCGTGGGCCGCTACGTCGGCCTCGGCGGTCGCACTCCCGAGCTTTCGAAACTCGGTGGCACCGCATGGAAGAATGTCCGCAAGAGTGCCGAGCAGACGATCCTCGACTACGCCGCGCGTCTGCTGCGGGTGCAGGCCGAGCGCGAGTCCGTTCCCGGCTTCGCCCACCCTCCCGACTCGAAGTGGATGTGGGAATTCGAGAACTCGTTCCATTTCACCGAGACCCCCGACCAGCGTCGGGCGATTGAGGAGGCCAAGCGCGACATGGAAGCGCCGCGACCGATGGACCGGCTGGTCTGTGGCGATGTCGGATTCGGCAAGACCGAGGTCGCGATCCGGGCCGCCTTCAAGGCCGTCACTGGCGGCAAGCAGGTCGTCATCCTGTGTCCGACAACCGTGCTCGCCGAGCAACACTGGCGGACGTTCCGCGAGCGCATGAGCGATTACCCGATCCGGGTCGACCTGCTCAACCGCTTCCGCACGGCGGCCGAGACCCGCGAGACGGTCCGCGCGCTCGCCGACGGATCGGTCGACATCGTGATCGGAACGCACCGCCTGCTGTCGAGCGACATCCGCTTCAAGGACCTCGGATTGGCGGTGGTCGATGAGGAGCAGCGCTTCGGCGTGAAGCACAAGGAGCGCTTTAAGGAGATGTTCCGCCAGATCGATGTGCTGACGCTTTCCGCGACACCGATCCCGCGCACGCTCTACATGGCCCTGATGGGCGCGCGGGACATGTCGACGATCGACACTCCACCACCGAACCGCGTGCCTGTGCACACCAGCGTGACTCCTTACGACGAACGCATCATCCGCGATGCGATCCGGCGCGAGGTGCGGCGCGGCGGACAGGTTTTCTTCCTCCACAACCGGGTGAAGTCGATTGAGATGATGCGCAAGAAGCTCGCGGACCTGGTTCCCGAAGCACGCATCCTCGTCGGTCACGGACAGATGGAGAAAGACGAGTTGGAAGTCGTCATGCGCGGGTTCGTCCACGGCGAGGCCGACATTCTCCTCGCCACCACCATCATCGAGACCGGCATCGATATTCCGAACGCCAACACGATCCTGATCGACCGCGCCGACCGCTTCGGCCTGGCCGACCTCTACCAGCTGCGTGGGCGGGTCGGGCGTGCCGGCGAGCAGGCCTACGCGATTCTCCTGCTGCCCCGGGAAATGGTCACCGCGGGCGATGCCCGGAAACGGATCCATGCGATCAAGCAATACACCGCGTTGGGGTCCGGCTTCAAAATCGCCATGCGCGACCTTGAGATCCGCGGCGCCGGCAATCTGCTCGGAACCAAACAATCCGGCCAGATCGCGGCCGTCGGATTCGGGCTGTACTGCCAGTTGCTCCGCCAGTCGGTCGACCGACTCCAGGGCAAGGCACCGAGGAGCCGGATCGAGACCGGTTTCCGCAGCGACTTCGTCGCATTCTCCGACAACGAGTTCCAGAGAGGATCCGGCGACGGCCCCCTGCTGCCCGCTTTCCTTCCCCACGGCTGGCTAGCCGAAACGCGTCTGCGTGTCGGCGCTTACCGGGAAATGGCCGAGTGCCTCGATGAACCCGAACTGAATGCCATGTCGAAGCGTTGGGCCGACCGATTCGGCCGCCTGCCGGCCGAGGCAGCCAACCTGCTCGACATCAGCCGACTCCGACTGATCGCAGGGGGCAAGGGAGTCGAGAATATCGAGATCAAGGGGCAGCGTCTCATGCTGCAGCGGAACGGCGATTACATCCTTCTCGAAGGCGGCCGATTTCCCCGGCTCGATGCCGTCAAGCCCCGTGCGAAACTCGACGAAGCGATCGCCCTGCTCCGAAGCCTTTAG
- a CDS encoding OmpP1/FadL family transporter yields the protein MKTPLPLALSVSLLLIPTADATGLFRNGSGARSTGLAGTSVAGAEGPLGAMWGNPAALTRIDQPTFELGYFGAYAHGDFTNAVNGSVGIDTHDGHGAEIAYAHPFASGRGTLGFSVIPETALLGDWSYIDAPGGLDGTVSYGFQRHRSEFVAVRTAVGIGWKVTDRLSIGGSAGLVYDRIELTVPFIFQSTPGVAGFKTLLDLETEGFSGNADIGLLYQVTDDIDFGIRYRTTTTLSSEGTATGNASAQLAALGAMLPRTDFGYQAKVALRLPDILSAGLVWRACDDFRLMFQTDWIPWSDHFERMRVQLAGGTNPGLGLPNAVDYVPLSWKDRFTYRLGAEYDLGACWQLRAGYIYSPSAISTAYVTPLNGAIAEHTATVGVGYRQPAWSVDFGYQLDFRSTEKVGTSGYRAGEYSNSKLSLLTHWWVLSGTCRF from the coding sequence ATGAAAACCCCGCTCCCCCTCGCGCTCTCCGTCAGCTTGCTATTGATTCCGACGGCCGACGCGACGGGCCTGTTCCGCAATGGGTCGGGCGCCCGCTCCACCGGCCTCGCCGGCACCTCAGTGGCGGGGGCCGAAGGTCCGCTCGGCGCGATGTGGGGAAATCCCGCGGCGCTGACACGAATCGACCAACCGACTTTCGAACTCGGCTACTTCGGCGCCTACGCGCATGGCGACTTCACCAATGCGGTGAATGGCAGTGTGGGCATCGACACCCACGACGGCCACGGCGCCGAGATCGCCTATGCCCATCCCTTCGCCAGCGGACGCGGGACCCTCGGTTTCTCGGTCATTCCGGAAACGGCTCTGCTCGGCGATTGGAGCTACATCGACGCCCCGGGCGGACTCGACGGAACCGTCAGCTACGGTTTCCAACGTCATCGCTCCGAGTTTGTCGCGGTGCGCACGGCGGTCGGCATCGGCTGGAAGGTCACCGACCGTCTTTCAATCGGCGGCAGTGCCGGTTTGGTTTACGACCGGATCGAACTGACCGTGCCCTTCATCTTCCAGAGCACACCCGGAGTAGCAGGATTCAAGACGTTGCTCGACCTTGAAACCGAGGGCTTCTCCGGCAATGCCGACATCGGGTTGCTCTATCAAGTCACCGACGACATCGACTTCGGGATCCGCTACCGGACCACCACCACCCTCTCGAGCGAAGGCACGGCGACCGGCAATGCTTCCGCACAACTTGCCGCCCTCGGCGCCATGCTTCCGCGCACCGACTTCGGCTATCAGGCGAAGGTCGCGCTGCGACTTCCGGACATCCTCAGCGCCGGTCTCGTCTGGCGGGCGTGCGATGACTTCAGGCTGATGTTCCAGACCGACTGGATTCCGTGGAGTGATCACTTCGAGCGCATGCGGGTGCAGCTCGCCGGCGGAACCAATCCGGGACTCGGCCTGCCCAACGCCGTCGATTACGTGCCGCTGTCGTGGAAGGACCGCTTCACTTACCGGTTAGGCGCCGAGTACGACCTCGGTGCGTGTTGGCAACTCCGGGCGGGCTACATCTACTCGCCTTCCGCCATTTCGACCGCCTACGTCACGCCCCTCAACGGAGCCATCGCCGAACACACCGCAACGGTCGGGGTCGGTTATCGTCAGCCGGCCTGGTCAGTCGACTTCGGTTACCAACTCGACTTCCGCAGCACCGAGAAGGTCGGAACCAGCGGCTACCGCGCCGGCGAGTATTCGAACAGCAAGCTGAGCCTGCTCACCCATTGGTGGGTGCTATCCGGAACCTGCCGTTTCTAG
- a CDS encoding cupin domain-containing protein: MKLEPEELAELAHLYASEGLEGERLQAFEAWRSAASDEELAQFAAMLDTCAILAEAHAPVADLPPELEQRVLGSILPTAEEPTLEEDHFYLRSDEGDWVSLPVPGVRLKELSARDEDGVTVFLLEMEANTRLPAHSHHGVEMAFMLEGDLRIGDVVLTAGDFTRAPAGSDHHQLSSRGGCRALLITASENFPRHTVGAMQKFQDTMRALKDVLGGGPKG, encoded by the coding sequence AGCTCGCCCACCTTTACGCAAGTGAAGGACTGGAAGGTGAACGCCTGCAGGCGTTCGAGGCATGGCGGTCCGCCGCCAGCGACGAGGAGCTTGCGCAGTTCGCGGCCATGCTCGACACCTGCGCGATCCTCGCCGAGGCGCACGCGCCGGTGGCGGATCTGCCGCCCGAGCTTGAGCAACGGGTGCTCGGCTCGATTCTCCCGACGGCTGAAGAGCCGACGCTTGAGGAGGATCACTTTTACCTGCGCAGTGACGAGGGCGACTGGGTGTCATTGCCGGTGCCGGGGGTCCGGCTGAAGGAGCTTTCCGCACGCGATGAGGATGGCGTGACCGTTTTCCTGCTCGAGATGGAAGCGAACACCCGGCTTCCGGCTCATTCGCATCACGGGGTCGAAATGGCATTCATGCTCGAAGGCGACCTGCGGATCGGTGACGTCGTGCTGACCGCCGGGGACTTCACCCGGGCGCCCGCCGGGAGCGATCACCACCAGCTTTCATCACGCGGCGGCTGCCGTGCTTTGCTCATCACCGCGAGCGAGAATTTCCCACGCCACACGGTCGGCGCGATGCAGAAATTTCAGGACACGATGCGCGCCCTCAAGGACGTGCTCGGTGGCGGGCCGAAGGGCTGA